GCCACTTCTTTCACTGAACTGGGTAACCCGGTAATGGTTTTATAAGGGCTCAACCCCATCACCTTGGTAATGACTATGGTTTTATCCATGCCACCCGTGATAATGTACCTACCGTCCTTAGAGTAGGCACAGGCTTGGGCACTGCCTTTGTGCAAAGATTTAAAACTAACGGGGTACGTTTTGTTTACGTCCCAGAGGTACAGAGATCCCGTGTTGTCTACAGAGATCAATCTGCTCCCGTCGGGAGAGAAATTCGCCCCCTGGAAGATGAGGTCTTCCCGATGCTTAAGTAAAGCGGTAGTCTTCAGTTTTGACTGGCTAAAGCAAAGCCCAGAATATAAAGCAAAGAATATCAGCAGAATAACGCCTCTAGCCTGTCCCATATGACCGATTATATAATTTTTTTAACTATACAAAGTTCAGATATAATTTTAATTCCCGCAATACTTACAAATGATTATTAACATAATGTCACTGCTGGAACTGCCAAAGCTAGGTGCAAGCCCTTCACCTTATTTTATTTAGCGCTGGGCCGTGCCTATTTAGTCAGGCAAAAAGGGTAAACCCTACACGCGGCCCTTCCTATTAGTACCTGTCGGCGGTAAAAGAACAATGGCTACCCCCTGGAAAAATACGGTTTTTGGGTTGGTTACCTGCTGTATTTACCTTTAAGTCGGGTCTTTGGCTAACCTGTGGCCTAACTCGCCGTACCCATACCAGCATTTAAAAACACTATGAAAAAAACGATACTCCTCCTGTACATAGGTTTCCTTCCGTTGGCCGCGCTGGCTCAGGAAACCAGTTCCACAGATCCTGAATTTGAAACAGACCGCGCCGACCGCACCGATGCCTCCAGCCTGGTACCCAGGGGCTATTTCCAGCTGGAGACCGGGTTCCAGTTCATGAGAAACAAACAAGAGGGTTTGGAAGACCGGCAATGGTTGTATCCGCAGGCCTTGTTCAGGACCGGCATTTTCAAGGCCGCCGAGTTCCGCCTGGAAGCCACTTACCGCACCGAAGAGTCACGGTTAGGGGAAGCGCTTCTGCGCCAGGACAAAGGCCTGAGCACCGTGCGGGTAGGTACTAAGGTGAAAGCCATTGGCAGCCAGGGCGCCCGGCCCGAGGTATCGGTGATGGCCATGCTGGAGTTACCCCTGGCCAAAGACGCCTTTGAACCTGAAAATGTAGCCCCTGAACTAAAACTCCTCTTTACCAACAGCCTCTCAGACAAGTGGAAACTCCAGTACAACGCGGGTTTCCGGCGGGAGCCCGAAGACGGGGAAATGGAGAACAAGGTATTGTTTTCTGCCTCCTTGGGCGGGAAGCTCAGTGAGAAACTTTCGCTCTTCGCGGAATTTGCCGGGGAGAAACCAAAGGACGGTTCAGTAAAGAATGTGGTGGACACCGGGTTTCAGTATCTGTTGTTGCCTAATCTTCAGCTAGACGCTATAGTGGGCAAAGGAGTGTCGTCGCAGGCCCCCGATCTTTTTGTGGGCGGAGGCTTGAGCGTCCGGTTACCACGGTAAAGTCAGCATTTAAAAAGGCGATCATTTCTTTGAAAAGCTGTTTTAGGCCTGTTTTACCATAAACAGGCCTAAAACGGCTTTTGGGTTTTAAGAAGCGGAAAAGGATTTTATATGGAAAAACAACTTTGACCTAGAATGCACCTTACAAAACGTTAGCTATTGAAAAGCTTCCTTCGCTCTTCATTAAAAGGCATTAAGGCTT
This Rufibacter radiotolerans DNA region includes the following protein-coding sequences:
- a CDS encoding transporter yields the protein MKKTILLLYIGFLPLAALAQETSSTDPEFETDRADRTDASSLVPRGYFQLETGFQFMRNKQEGLEDRQWLYPQALFRTGIFKAAEFRLEATYRTEESRLGEALLRQDKGLSTVRVGTKVKAIGSQGARPEVSVMAMLELPLAKDAFEPENVAPELKLLFTNSLSDKWKLQYNAGFRREPEDGEMENKVLFSASLGGKLSEKLSLFAEFAGEKPKDGSVKNVVDTGFQYLLLPNLQLDAIVGKGVSSQAPDLFVGGGLSVRLPR